A window from Flavobacterium sp. 83 encodes these proteins:
- a CDS encoding HlyD family secretion protein: MTQVKKNKNTSLKWLTGLAAVVVLVFGIGYLYSFNSATMSDDAQVQQLLLPVNARVGGYLQKINFVEFQKVKKGDTLVIIDNTDYIVQQHLAEANLLDAQAGRFVTSTAVNTVENTVNITASNIQEARARLLNAEQDYKRYKILLEQESVTEQQYDKAKTEYEALKAKLVALTSTENGNRLSVKETGAKLGVNEAAIKRAEAQLQIAKLNVSYTVILSPCDGYIGRKNLSAGQLVQAGQQLASVVNDQEKWLTVNVQEKQLRSVKIGQKVKVRIDAFADHDFVGTISSVAGATGSAFSMVPTDNSTGNFVKIQQRVPVRIDFLNPEDQSFLPDVKSGMNAVVYFN, from the coding sequence ATGACACAAGTAAAAAAAAATAAAAACACATCTCTAAAATGGCTCACTGGTTTGGCGGCAGTAGTAGTTTTAGTGTTTGGAATCGGATATTTGTATTCCTTCAATTCGGCCACAATGAGCGATGACGCTCAAGTTCAGCAATTGTTGTTACCCGTCAATGCCCGCGTGGGAGGTTATCTCCAGAAAATTAATTTTGTTGAATTCCAAAAAGTAAAAAAAGGAGACACCCTTGTTATCATCGACAATACGGATTATATCGTCCAACAACATTTGGCGGAAGCCAATCTCCTTGATGCGCAGGCTGGAAGATTTGTGACCTCAACTGCTGTCAATACGGTCGAAAATACCGTCAATATTACGGCTTCCAATATTCAAGAAGCGCGAGCAAGACTCCTGAATGCCGAGCAAGATTACAAGCGTTATAAAATTCTGCTGGAACAAGAATCCGTAACCGAGCAACAATACGACAAGGCTAAAACCGAATATGAGGCATTAAAGGCAAAGTTAGTAGCTTTAACAAGTACGGAAAACGGCAATCGCCTCTCCGTAAAAGAAACAGGAGCCAAATTGGGTGTGAACGAAGCAGCCATAAAACGTGCTGAAGCGCAATTACAAATCGCAAAACTCAATGTGTCTTACACGGTAATCTTGTCACCTTGTGATGGATATATTGGTAGAAAAAATCTTTCTGCAGGACAATTAGTACAAGCAGGACAGCAATTGGCGTCGGTGGTGAATGATCAGGAAAAATGGTTGACGGTAAATGTGCAGGAAAAACAATTGAGGTCAGTCAAAATTGGACAGAAGGTAAAAGTCCGAATTGATGCCTTTGCCGATCACGATTTTGTGGGCACGATTTCGTCTGTGGCAGGTGCTACCGGTTCTGCATTTTCAATGGTACCTACCGATAATTCGACTGGGAATTTTGTAAAAATCCAACAGCGTGTCCCGGTCCGAATCGACTTTTTAAATCCCGAAGACCAATCCTTCTTGCCTGACGTAAAGTCCGGAATGAATGCCGTGGTTTATTTTAATTAA
- a CDS encoding alpha/beta fold hydrolase — translation MLININDKNLHFEYKNDLKNGPTIVFLHDSLGCVTLWRDLPKKLAEAVKCNVLVYDRLGYGKSNPMPTHKRPLNYLELEADFLDKLLIQLDVKDAILFGHSDGGSIALITAAKYPDRIKAIICESAHIFVEEVTLKGIYKAMESYRMTNLAERLAKYHGDKVDSIFKAWTETWTSNDFKDWNIEYLLKDITCPLLFIQGDADEYGTLEQVNRTINLVRGKTKKLIIPNIGHTPHKEAPETTFEAAKDFIIKLK, via the coding sequence ATGTTAATTAATATAAATGATAAAAATCTTCATTTTGAATATAAAAACGATCTAAAAAATGGTCCTACAATTGTTTTTTTGCACGATTCTTTAGGGTGCGTTACCTTATGGAGAGATTTGCCCAAAAAACTGGCAGAGGCTGTAAAATGCAATGTTCTGGTCTATGACAGGTTAGGGTACGGGAAATCCAATCCGATGCCAACACATAAACGACCTTTAAATTACCTTGAACTAGAAGCTGATTTCTTAGACAAATTATTGATTCAACTCGACGTGAAAGACGCTATCCTTTTTGGACATAGTGACGGTGGTTCCATTGCATTGATTACAGCTGCGAAGTATCCAGACAGAATTAAGGCTATAATTTGTGAATCCGCACATATTTTTGTGGAAGAGGTGACACTTAAAGGAATTTATAAGGCAATGGAAAGTTACAGAATGACTAATTTAGCGGAACGTTTGGCAAAATATCATGGAGATAAAGTAGATAGTATCTTTAAGGCTTGGACAGAGACCTGGACAAGCAATGATTTTAAAGACTGGAACATTGAATACCTATTGAAAGATATCACTTGTCCTTTGCTTTTTATCCAGGGAGACGCGGATGAGTACGGGACATTGGAACAAGTTAACAGAACGATCAATCTTGTACGCGGAAAAACTAAAAAACTTATCATTCCAAATATTGGTCATACCCCACACAAAGAAGCACCCGAAACAACTTTTGAGGCAGCCAAAGATTTTATAATTAAACTGAAATAG
- a CDS encoding helix-turn-helix transcriptional regulator: MAKATFTPDQIEIRHLLDATADNNTAGLTVFDSRLDVSKSIYNRPFRSIHFSILLVKKGQLSVSVDVNRFVLLEKDLLIIPPSAIRIFELEQDETEFISLLFTADFLLHAGLHAKYYPRFYLGDNAAHSQLALSLNEFEILTSQLNLIRLLLERNDVPKKKNENIYLPIFQSTIKEVNLRFDGLEFPIHESSHIVQRFFDSLTKHHTIEREVSFYASALGIHDKYLSQLLKEKTGRTARSYIIQMVILEAKVLLDRHNLSIQQIADELHFSNPFHFSRFFKKYTTVTPSAYRNQTAGLLIKGKQ, translated from the coding sequence ATGGCTAAAGCGACCTTTACACCCGATCAGATAGAAATCAGGCATTTATTAGACGCAACTGCCGACAATAATACTGCTGGACTTACGGTTTTCGATTCAAGGTTGGATGTTTCCAAATCCATATACAATAGGCCGTTTCGGTCCATCCATTTTTCTATTCTTTTAGTGAAGAAAGGCCAACTTTCGGTTTCCGTTGATGTCAATCGTTTTGTACTTTTAGAAAAGGATTTGTTGATTATCCCGCCATCGGCCATTCGTATTTTTGAATTAGAGCAAGATGAAACCGAATTCATCTCGCTTTTATTTACAGCCGATTTCTTGTTACACGCAGGACTTCACGCCAAATATTATCCTCGTTTTTATTTGGGCGACAATGCAGCTCACTCTCAACTTGCGCTTTCTTTAAATGAATTTGAGATTCTCACTTCTCAACTGAATTTGATTCGCCTTCTTTTGGAGCGAAATGATGTTCCAAAGAAAAAGAATGAAAACATCTATTTGCCCATCTTTCAATCCACTATAAAGGAAGTTAATCTTCGTTTTGATGGCCTAGAGTTTCCTATACACGAAAGCAGCCATATCGTTCAACGCTTTTTTGATTCGCTTACAAAACACCATACTATTGAGCGAGAAGTTTCCTTTTATGCCTCAGCGTTGGGCATTCACGATAAATATCTTTCGCAACTTCTTAAGGAAAAAACAGGAAGAACAGCGCGGAGTTATATCATACAAATGGTAATTCTTGAAGCTAAAGTACTTCTTGATCGTCACAACCTCAGCATTCAGCAAATAGCCGACGAATTACACTTTTCGAATCCGTTTCATTTTAGCCGTTTCTTTAAAAAATACACTACAGTTACTCCAAGCGCGTACCGAAACCAAACTGCAGGCTTGCTTATTAAAGGTAAGCAGTAA
- a CDS encoding alpha/beta hydrolase: MIIKKHFGICFSILILISIFSFTIMNSSTEKTTLHYLVRQPKIKITNPPLLLLLHGVGGNEQNLFSFANDLPDNFLVVSARGPLTLGPASFAWFQVNFTSGHPQINEQQAEAARVTILDFIESLKNELDFDDKQVYLMGFSQGGIMSYSVALTAPEKIKGIAVMSSRLLPEVKPLIADEKRLEKLKVFVSHGRQDAVLHFPFATDAVSYLQTKGIKPEFHQYDEGHTINKQMFDDVNLWLKTNSTH, translated from the coding sequence ATGATAATAAAAAAACATTTTGGGATTTGCTTTAGCATCCTAATTTTAATTTCAATCTTTAGTTTTACCATTATGAATTCCAGCACAGAAAAAACAACACTGCATTACCTTGTAAGACAGCCCAAAATAAAAATAACAAATCCACCTTTACTATTACTATTACACGGTGTAGGTGGAAATGAGCAAAATCTTTTTTCTTTTGCCAATGACCTGCCAGACAATTTTTTAGTAGTATCAGCACGTGGACCACTTACTCTGGGACCGGCAAGTTTTGCCTGGTTTCAGGTAAATTTTACCAGCGGACACCCTCAGATCAATGAGCAACAGGCCGAAGCTGCCAGAGTAACTATTCTTGATTTTATTGAAAGTCTGAAAAACGAACTTGATTTTGATGATAAGCAAGTTTATTTAATGGGATTCAGTCAGGGAGGTATAATGAGTTACAGCGTGGCTCTAACTGCACCTGAAAAAATAAAAGGAATCGCCGTAATGAGCAGCAGGCTGCTTCCAGAAGTTAAACCTCTTATTGCGGATGAAAAACGTCTTGAAAAACTTAAAGTTTTCGTTTCCCATGGCCGACAAGATGCGGTACTTCATTTTCCTTTTGCAACTGATGCCGTATCGTATCTTCAAACAAAGGGTATAAAACCCGAATTCCATCAATACGATGAAGGTCATACTATCAATAAACAAATGTTTGACGACGTAAATCTTTGGTTAAAAACAAATAGTACTCATTAA
- a CDS encoding Crp/Fnr family transcriptional regulator translates to MNKDELIQIQLQPLLDYFQKLIPLNTVEKELVSSFFKSRLYRKRQYVLQEGDVCNHFNFVVRGCLRLYKVDDKGNTHIIHFAVENWWISEIGSFHSRKPSEMSIDALEDTIVLQISYEDLITIYKQAPKFDKIFRVLIENSYVSLQKRMLQNISSTAEDRYLSFIENYSHLANRLPQTQIASFLGITPEFLSRLRNKQVSPKS, encoded by the coding sequence ATGAACAAAGACGAATTGATACAAATACAATTGCAACCCTTGTTGGATTACTTTCAAAAGTTAATTCCACTAAATACTGTGGAAAAAGAATTGGTTTCCAGTTTTTTTAAATCGAGACTTTACAGAAAACGACAATATGTTTTGCAGGAAGGCGATGTGTGCAATCATTTTAATTTTGTGGTTCGGGGTTGTTTGCGATTGTACAAAGTAGATGACAAAGGCAACACACATATCATTCATTTTGCTGTCGAAAATTGGTGGATAAGTGAAATTGGAAGTTTTCACAGCAGAAAACCATCCGAAATGAGTATTGATGCCTTGGAAGACACCATAGTATTGCAAATCAGTTATGAAGACCTGATTACCATTTATAAACAAGCTCCCAAATTTGATAAAATTTTCAGGGTACTGATTGAAAACAGCTATGTTTCGCTTCAAAAAAGAATGTTGCAAAACATTAGTTCCACCGCCGAAGACCGGTATTTGTCCTTTATTGAAAACTATTCGCACCTCGCTAATCGCTTACCACAAACTCAAATAGCATCGTTTTTAGGAATAACACCCGAGTTTTTGAGTCGATTGCGCAACAAGCAAGTTAGCCCAAAATCGTAA
- a CDS encoding TolC family protein codes for MKNYIVRLCFLGFILFSTIKGYSQDSLYLDFSKLSQLVASNSRALKLDAISEDISKSQTEILRNKRLPDATLSIAAGYLSNVGVIGLKLMDDGFYPMPHFSNSYRIEANYIVYNGGKINREIDISALQQKISSLQTEKDAQGLKLLLSGYLLDLYTLRLQRKVYEKNIIQAESVLQKIKNQLKAGIALKSDQIRNELLVEEMKLQLLRVKNGISILNNVLVETLNLPQHSQIVPTNISFIEEPTIALDIWQQKALQDAPDLQIKAIEGDIFKKEKQQTKSNILPRLSLYLENGLSRPYVYDIPAKDIYSNILSTGIRLNYSLDELYKNKEKVHQADNHLEYAHEKEELAKEELRKSLFTAHTLYVEAQQALASEEKKTELATENYRRITNSYYQQVALITDLTDASNQKLTAELQMVAARSKIVMRYLELKKTAGLLK; via the coding sequence ATGAAAAATTATATAGTAAGGCTTTGCTTTTTAGGATTTATTCTATTTTCGACCATTAAAGGATATTCTCAGGATAGTTTGTACCTCGATTTTTCCAAGTTGTCTCAACTTGTGGCAAGCAATAGCAGAGCATTAAAACTGGATGCCATCTCAGAAGATATTTCGAAATCACAGACCGAGATTCTCAGAAACAAAAGACTTCCTGATGCCACTCTTTCCATAGCTGCGGGTTATCTTTCCAATGTTGGTGTCATTGGGTTAAAGCTAATGGACGATGGCTTTTATCCAATGCCACATTTTTCAAACAGCTATCGAATTGAAGCCAATTATATAGTATATAACGGCGGTAAGATTAACCGTGAAATAGATATTTCTGCGCTACAGCAAAAAATCAGTTCATTACAAACAGAAAAGGATGCACAAGGTTTAAAACTGTTACTGTCGGGCTATCTTTTAGACTTGTACACGCTTCGACTGCAACGAAAAGTTTATGAAAAAAACATTATCCAAGCCGAAAGTGTACTCCAAAAAATAAAAAATCAACTTAAAGCGGGTATAGCTCTAAAAAGTGACCAGATTAGGAATGAACTCCTTGTCGAAGAAATGAAACTGCAATTACTTCGGGTAAAAAACGGAATCAGCATCCTTAACAATGTATTGGTCGAAACCCTGAATCTCCCCCAGCATTCCCAAATAGTTCCTACCAATATTTCCTTTATTGAAGAACCCACTATTGCTTTGGATATCTGGCAACAAAAGGCTTTGCAAGACGCACCGGACTTGCAAATAAAAGCTATTGAAGGTGACATCTTTAAAAAAGAAAAACAGCAAACCAAAAGCAATATTCTGCCTAGGTTGTCATTGTATTTAGAAAATGGTTTGTCGCGTCCTTATGTGTATGACATTCCTGCAAAAGATATTTATTCCAATATCCTGAGTACCGGCATCAGATTGAATTATTCCTTGGACGAGTTGTACAAAAACAAAGAAAAGGTACACCAAGCGGATAACCATCTCGAATATGCTCACGAAAAAGAGGAACTGGCCAAAGAGGAACTTCGCAAATCCTTGTTCACCGCTCATACCCTTTATGTGGAAGCCCAACAGGCCTTAGCTTCGGAAGAGAAGAAAACGGAATTGGCTACCGAAAATTACCGACGCATAACCAACAGTTATTACCAACAAGTGGCCCTTATCACCGATCTAACGGATGCAAGTAATCAGAAACTAACCGCAGAATTGCAAATGGTAGCGGCCCGCTCCAAGATTGTAATGCGATACCTTGAACTCAAAAAAACAGCAGGGCTATTAAAATAA